In Sphingomonas phyllosphaerae, one DNA window encodes the following:
- a CDS encoding phasin family protein produces the protein MVGETGKVEGRKTGGATKGRPRVAAKPPLSAKPVLPPLPAEPEVPAILAAPPAEEPTPVVAAETPAAEPAAPAPVLEEPATPTQPEAAAPAAPLEVKDTTMTDTVTTFADKAQDQAKAFADKAQEQGRAAFANAGEQARVALDKSRKVAEDLAEFGKGNVEALVESSRIAAQAFESFGQDAAAFARARYESTAQLVQTLASVKSPTEALQLQADYVRTSFDALVKEASRSTEATLKLAGDVAKPLQNRVAVAADKFRTAA, from the coding sequence ATGGTGGGCGAAACCGGCAAGGTTGAGGGCAGGAAGACGGGCGGAGCGACCAAGGGGCGTCCGCGCGTCGCTGCGAAGCCGCCGCTATCCGCCAAGCCCGTGCTGCCGCCGCTTCCCGCCGAGCCGGAGGTGCCCGCGATCCTCGCGGCGCCCCCCGCCGAGGAGCCGACACCGGTGGTGGCGGCGGAAACGCCGGCCGCCGAGCCCGCCGCGCCGGCTCCGGTGCTCGAAGAACCCGCAACCCCAACCCAACCCGAAGCGGCTGCTCCGGCAGCGCCATTGGAAGTGAAGGACACGACCATGACCGACACCGTCACGACGTTCGCCGACAAGGCGCAGGATCAGGCAAAGGCCTTCGCCGACAAGGCGCAGGAGCAGGGCCGCGCGGCATTCGCCAACGCCGGCGAGCAGGCGCGCGTCGCGCTCGACAAGAGCCGCAAGGTCGCCGAGGATCTCGCCGAATTCGGCAAGGGCAATGTCGAGGCGCTGGTCGAATCGAGCCGCATCGCCGCGCAGGCGTTCGAGTCGTTCGGTCAGGACGCCGCCGCGTTCGCGCGCGCCCGTTATGAGAGCACCGCGCAGCTCGTCCAGACGCTCGCGTCGGTGAAGTCGCCGACCGAGGCGCTGCAACTGCAGGCCGATTACGTCCGCACCTCGTTCGATGCGCTGGTCAAGGAAGCCTCGCGTTCGACCGAAGCGACGCTGAAGCTGGCCGGCGATGTCGCCAAGCCGCTGCAGAACCGCGTGGCGGTCGCCGCCGACAAGTTCCGCACCGCCGCCTGA
- the clpS gene encoding ATP-dependent Clp protease adapter ClpS gives MAAGQSDDADGDGTGIGIATRTRARTKKPTPYRVLMLNDDYTPMEFVVLCLQRFFRMNMEEATRVMLHVHQKGVGVCGVFSYEVAETKVSQVMDFARQNQHPLQCTLEKA, from the coding sequence ATGGCCGCGGGCCAGAGCGACGATGCCGACGGTGACGGCACCGGGATCGGCATCGCCACGCGTACCCGCGCCCGCACCAAGAAGCCGACGCCATACCGCGTCCTCATGCTCAACGACGATTACACGCCGATGGAATTCGTCGTCCTGTGCCTTCAGCGCTTCTTCCGGATGAACATGGAAGAGGCGACGCGCGTGATGCTCCACGTCCACCAGAAGGGCGTCGGCGTCTGTGGCGTGTTCAGCTACGAGGTCGCCGAGACAAAGGTCAGCCAGGTCATGGACTTCGCGCGCCAGAACCAGCACCCGCTGCAATGCACGCTGGAGAAGGCGTGA
- a CDS encoding dienelactone hydrolase family protein, with amino-acid sequence MDPSLRDRAIGLYDAFTHEHRDRRTLLRQMTALVGSVAAAEALIGGIAASPAAAALTDPGDARLVTRKGSYGIGGGAQMTGYFAAPRNPGRAVGAVMVIHENRGLQPHIEDVARRVALAGFFAVAPDFLSAQGGTPADENAARDLIGKADMDAVLASAVATVGRLARLSHGTGRVGTVGFCWGGALVDRVALAAGPGLAAAVSYYGPAPDPAEAPKLNVPLMLHYAGKDARVAQTGMPWVAALKAAGKPVEAFDYPGVDHAFNNDTSAERYDKAAADLAWGRTIDFFHRHLDARA; translated from the coding sequence ATGGACCCCAGCCTGCGCGACCGGGCGATCGGCCTGTACGACGCCTTCACCCACGAACACCGCGACCGCCGGACGCTGCTGCGTCAGATGACCGCGCTGGTCGGGTCGGTCGCGGCCGCCGAGGCGCTGATCGGCGGGATCGCCGCGTCGCCCGCCGCCGCCGCGCTCACCGATCCCGGCGACGCGCGGCTCGTCACCCGCAAGGGCAGCTACGGCATCGGCGGCGGCGCACAGATGACCGGCTATTTCGCCGCGCCGCGCAATCCCGGCCGCGCGGTCGGCGCGGTGATGGTGATCCATGAAAATCGTGGGCTGCAACCGCATATCGAGGATGTCGCGCGCCGCGTCGCGCTCGCCGGCTTCTTCGCGGTCGCGCCCGACTTCCTCTCCGCACAGGGCGGCACCCCCGCCGACGAGAATGCCGCGCGCGACCTGATCGGCAAGGCCGACATGGACGCGGTGCTCGCCTCAGCCGTCGCGACGGTCGGCCGGCTCGCCAGATTGTCGCACGGCACCGGCAGGGTCGGCACGGTCGGTTTCTGCTGGGGCGGGGCGCTCGTCGACCGCGTCGCGCTCGCCGCCGGGCCGGGGCTCGCCGCCGCGGTGAGCTATTACGGCCCAGCACCCGATCCGGCCGAGGCACCCAAGCTCAACGTTCCGCTAATGCTCCACTACGCCGGCAAGGACGCGCGGGTCGCGCAGACCGGCATGCCGTGGGTCGCCGCGCTCAAGGCCGCGGGCAAGCCGGTCGAGGCGTTCGACTATCCCGGCGTCGACCACGCCTTCAACAACGACACCTCCGCCGAGCGCTACGACAAGGCCGCCGCCGATCTCGCCTGGGGCCGGACGATCGACTTCTTTCACCGCCATCTGGATGCGCGTGCATGA
- a CDS encoding glutathione S-transferase family protein — MTLTFYTNPMSRGRIVRWMLEEIGEPYDTMLVDWTQKPAALLDANPLGKVPTIVHDGAVVSEAAAICAYLAEAFPAAGLAPRAEERAPYLRWMFFTAGPLEAAMVDKVLGVEVPEAKRGMVGYGGFAQAVDTLEYAVSSHGYITGDRFTAADVYVGSAVGWFTQFGLLEKRETFMRYLDRLQQRPAYQRAAAIDDALIAEAAQR; from the coding sequence ATGACGCTGACCTTCTACACCAACCCGATGTCACGCGGCCGGATCGTGCGCTGGATGCTCGAGGAGATCGGCGAGCCGTACGACACAATGCTGGTCGACTGGACGCAAAAGCCGGCTGCGCTGCTCGACGCCAATCCGCTCGGCAAGGTGCCGACGATCGTTCACGACGGCGCGGTGGTCAGCGAGGCGGCGGCGATCTGCGCCTATCTCGCCGAGGCGTTTCCCGCCGCCGGGCTCGCGCCGCGCGCGGAAGAGCGCGCGCCCTATCTGCGCTGGATGTTCTTCACCGCCGGCCCGCTGGAGGCGGCGATGGTCGACAAGGTGCTGGGGGTCGAGGTGCCCGAGGCCAAGCGGGGGATGGTCGGCTATGGCGGCTTTGCGCAGGCAGTCGACACGCTCGAATATGCGGTGTCGTCGCACGGCTATATCACCGGCGATCGCTTCACCGCCGCCGACGTCTATGTCGGCAGCGCGGTTGGCTGGTTCACGCAATTCGGGCTGCTGGAGAAGCGCGAGACGTTCATGCGCTACCTCGACCGACTCCAGCAGCGCCCGGCCTATCAGCGCGCCGCCGCGATCGACGACGCGCTGATCGCGGAGGCCGCTCAGCGGTAG
- a CDS encoding MarR family transcriptional regulator — translation MAGARPLDEQLCFSLYSASMAVGRAYKPLLDAIGITYPQYLVLHALWEQDARMIGAIAERLALESSTVTPLVKRLEAAGHVSRQRNPDDERQVRVLLTDSGRALRERCGCLADELVARSRLSMDQLASLNRQVAALRSALAGEPQS, via the coding sequence ATGGCTGGTGCGCGCCCCCTCGATGAGCAGCTCTGCTTCTCGCTCTATTCCGCGAGCATGGCGGTTGGGCGCGCCTACAAGCCGCTGCTCGACGCGATCGGGATCACCTATCCGCAATATCTCGTGCTCCACGCGCTGTGGGAGCAGGACGCCCGCATGATCGGGGCGATCGCCGAGCGGCTCGCGCTCGAGTCGAGTACGGTGACGCCGCTGGTCAAGCGGCTGGAGGCGGCCGGGCATGTCAGCCGCCAGCGCAACCCGGACGACGAGCGACAGGTGCGCGTGTTGCTGACCGATAGCGGACGCGCGTTGCGCGAGCGCTGCGGGTGCCTTGCCGACGAACTGGTCGCGCGTAGCAGGCTGTCGATGGACCAGCTCGCGAGCCTCAACCGGCAGGTCGCGGCATTGCGCAGCGCGCTGGCGGGTGAGCCCCAAAGCTGA
- a CDS encoding organic hydroperoxide resistance protein: protein MSVDVKYATTASATGGRDGRARSEDGRFEVALSTPKELGGAGGEGSNPEQLFAAGYSACFLGALKVAGQQLKVKVPAETKVTATVGIGPRSAGGFGITADLVVDLPGVDRDQAQQLVDTAHQICPYSNATRGNVDVGLTLA from the coding sequence ATGTCCGTCGACGTCAAATATGCCACGACCGCTTCCGCCACTGGGGGCCGCGATGGCCGCGCGCGCAGCGAGGACGGCCGCTTCGAGGTCGCGCTGTCGACCCCGAAGGAGCTGGGCGGCGCGGGCGGCGAGGGGAGCAACCCCGAGCAATTGTTCGCCGCCGGCTACTCGGCATGCTTCCTCGGCGCGCTGAAGGTCGCCGGGCAGCAGCTCAAGGTGAAGGTACCCGCCGAGACCAAGGTCACCGCAACCGTCGGCATCGGCCCGCGTTCGGCGGGTGGGTTCGGCATCACCGCCGACCTCGTCGTCGACTTGCCCGGCGTGGACAGGGATCAGGCGCAGCAACTGGTCGATACCGCGCACCAGATCTGCCCCTATTCCAACGCCACGCGCGGCAATGTCGATGTCGGCCTGACGCTCGCCTGA
- the gloA gene encoding lactoylglutathione lyase, producing the protein MPRTPGTEGFALNQTMLRIRDPEPSLAFYRDVLGMTLLQQLDFPDMRFSLYFLAYLAEGETVPADPAERARFIFTRETTLELTHNWGTESDPAFSGYHSGNTDPRGFGHIGISVPDVAAACARFEELGVPFKKRPQDGTMKDIAFITDPDGYWIEILSPAGMTAFL; encoded by the coding sequence ATGCCCCGCACGCCCGGCACCGAAGGCTTCGCGCTCAACCAGACGATGCTCCGCATCCGCGATCCCGAGCCGTCGCTGGCCTTCTACCGCGACGTGCTGGGCATGACGCTGCTCCAGCAGCTCGACTTTCCCGACATGCGCTTCTCGCTCTATTTCCTCGCCTATCTGGCCGAGGGCGAGACGGTGCCCGCCGACCCGGCCGAGCGCGCGCGCTTCATCTTCACGCGTGAGACGACGTTGGAGCTGACCCACAATTGGGGCACCGAGAGCGACCCGGCGTTCAGCGGCTATCACAGCGGCAACACCGACCCGCGCGGCTTCGGCCATATCGGCATCTCGGTGCCCGACGTGGCGGCGGCCTGCGCACGGTTCGAGGAACTGGGCGTGCCGTTCAAAAAGCGCCCGCAGGACGGCACGATGAAGGACATCGCCTTCATCACCGATCCCGACGGCTATTGGATCGAAATCCTGTCGCCGGCGGGGATGACCGCCTTCCTCTGA
- a CDS encoding TonB-dependent receptor: MTCITKPRARTSDGALLLRGWSMVKARRRSVRFGNATSIAAVALMLAATPAIAQQQAGDLPDSTRSAAPATPDALVTSTTPPPQSEAPASASDIVVTGTRITASGFNAPTPTTVIGEAQIQANAQPNIFNTIAQLPSLQGSTGAATGTFSTSSGQQGLSSFSLRGLGTIRTLTLLDGQRVVGANVTGVPDISQFPQLLIKRVDVVTGGASASYGSDAVGGVINFITDTRFQGAKFNAQTGVSTYGDGGQALVQAALGKSFAGDRLHVVLSGEYAKDQGVGPGNFGEDLASGRDWYRATTFVDTNIRNSNNPQFLVRDHGQAFKYTKWGLINNGPLQGIAFDGDGRPFAFNYGSNGVPAKNANGDVIGCYVGFCVGGDQSGHVGSGTSLQSALERINGYTRIGYDVAPDTELYLTANIAQVKTSNQPNPGAAKDNVTVQCANPYLPASIQAQCATAGITQFRYGLSNAILPNIKVNTDRRQYRFVGGLKGKAEIFGDSWTYDLYYEHGINVTDINVDNISLNGRYTQAVNAVRLNGEIVCADAAARASGCQPINIFGNNKPSAAALAYIVPENGPFQHTRQTQDAAAASISGTPIDLWAGPLAIAAGIEWRQEEYRVRADAYGAGVSDLSPNNADYPADPSLLATGNNWYAGNYKNGSGKYNVVESFLELNLPLIDSPVVGRANLNGAGRATRYSTSGVVYAWKVGGTWDTPLSGFRLRAVTSRDVRAPNLSELFAAPTTTTVPNFTDPFNNTQVLIIQNTIGNTALRPEIARSTELGAVLAQPSWLPGLSLSFDYYDIRIDDVVSSLSAQQIVNLCREGNADTCSAFNLQNTAGPNFVNVQAFNLASIKTRGFDIEASYQWRQPLGLPGSLTLRGLGTHVIEFITDSGLNSNGRPVAPVDSAGANSGATPSWKWLAIQTYQNDNFSLLLQERWFSDGVYGNQYIVCSPGNCPQSTNDNPTIDFNRMKGAFYFDIGATVNVTPQVSMFVKVDNVFNRDPEPSPQTNTGLDVNPALYDTLGRFFRVGVRGRF; this comes from the coding sequence ATGACCTGCATCACAAAACCGCGTGCCCGCACCAGCGACGGCGCGCTGCTGCTTAGGGGATGGAGCATGGTCAAGGCACGTCGTCGTTCGGTCAGATTTGGTAACGCTACCAGCATTGCAGCGGTCGCGCTGATGCTGGCGGCGACGCCGGCCATCGCGCAGCAACAGGCCGGCGACCTGCCCGATTCGACCCGCAGCGCCGCGCCGGCGACGCCTGATGCACTGGTGACATCGACGACGCCGCCGCCGCAGAGCGAGGCGCCCGCCAGCGCCTCGGACATCGTCGTCACCGGCACGCGCATCACCGCAAGCGGCTTCAACGCCCCCACCCCGACGACGGTGATCGGCGAGGCGCAGATCCAGGCGAACGCGCAGCCGAACATCTTCAACACGATCGCGCAATTGCCGTCGCTGCAAGGCTCGACCGGCGCGGCGACCGGCACGTTCAGCACGTCGAGCGGGCAGCAGGGGCTCAGCTCCTTCTCGCTGCGCGGGCTGGGGACGATCCGCACGCTGACGTTGCTCGACGGGCAGCGCGTGGTCGGCGCGAACGTCACCGGCGTGCCCGACATCAGCCAGTTTCCGCAATTGCTGATCAAGCGCGTCGACGTCGTGACCGGCGGCGCCTCGGCGTCCTATGGCTCGGACGCGGTCGGCGGCGTCATCAACTTCATCACCGACACGCGCTTCCAGGGCGCGAAGTTCAACGCGCAGACCGGTGTTTCCACCTATGGCGACGGCGGGCAGGCGTTGGTGCAGGCGGCGCTGGGCAAGAGCTTCGCAGGCGACCGGCTGCATGTCGTGCTGAGCGGCGAATATGCCAAGGATCAGGGCGTCGGGCCGGGCAATTTCGGCGAGGATCTGGCGAGCGGGCGCGACTGGTATCGCGCCACCACCTTCGTCGACACCAACATCCGCAACAGCAACAACCCGCAATTCCTGGTCCGCGATCACGGGCAGGCGTTCAAATATACCAAATGGGGGCTCATCAATAACGGGCCGTTGCAGGGGATCGCGTTCGACGGCGACGGGCGGCCGTTCGCGTTCAACTATGGCTCAAACGGGGTGCCGGCGAAGAACGCCAATGGCGACGTGATCGGCTGCTACGTCGGCTTCTGCGTCGGCGGCGACCAATCGGGGCATGTCGGCTCGGGCACGTCGCTCCAGTCGGCGCTGGAGCGGATCAACGGCTATACGCGGATCGGCTATGACGTCGCGCCCGACACCGAATTGTATCTGACCGCGAACATCGCGCAGGTGAAGACCAGCAACCAGCCAAATCCGGGTGCCGCCAAGGACAATGTCACCGTCCAATGCGCCAATCCGTACCTGCCCGCCTCGATCCAGGCGCAATGCGCGACGGCGGGGATCACCCAGTTCCGCTATGGCCTGAGCAACGCGATTCTGCCGAACATCAAGGTCAACACTGACCGCCGCCAGTACCGCTTCGTCGGCGGGCTGAAGGGCAAGGCGGAGATCTTCGGCGACAGCTGGACCTACGACCTCTATTACGAGCACGGCATCAACGTCACCGACATCAACGTCGACAATATCAGCCTCAACGGCCGCTATACGCAGGCGGTGAATGCGGTGCGCTTGAACGGCGAGATCGTCTGCGCCGACGCCGCGGCGCGCGCCAGCGGGTGCCAGCCGATCAACATCTTCGGCAACAACAAGCCTTCCGCCGCGGCGCTGGCGTATATCGTCCCCGAGAACGGGCCGTTCCAGCACACACGCCAGACGCAGGACGCGGCGGCGGCGAGCATCTCCGGCACGCCGATCGACCTGTGGGCGGGGCCGCTGGCGATCGCGGCGGGGATCGAGTGGCGGCAGGAGGAGTATCGCGTGCGCGCCGACGCTTACGGCGCGGGCGTGTCGGACCTGAGCCCGAACAATGCCGACTATCCGGCCGATCCGTCGCTGCTGGCCACCGGCAACAACTGGTATGCGGGCAATTACAAGAACGGTTCGGGCAAGTATAACGTGGTCGAGAGCTTCCTCGAGCTCAACCTGCCGCTGATCGACTCTCCGGTGGTCGGGCGCGCCAATCTGAACGGCGCGGGGCGCGCGACGCGCTATTCGACCTCGGGTGTGGTCTATGCGTGGAAGGTCGGCGGCACGTGGGACACGCCGCTCAGCGGGTTCCGCCTGCGCGCGGTCACCTCGCGCGACGTGCGCGCGCCCAATTTGTCGGAGCTGTTCGCCGCGCCGACGACCACCACCGTCCCGAACTTCACCGATCCGTTCAACAACACGCAGGTGCTGATCATCCAGAACACGATCGGCAACACCGCGCTGCGCCCTGAGATCGCGCGCAGCACCGAGCTGGGCGCGGTGCTGGCGCAGCCGTCGTGGTTGCCGGGGCTGAGCCTGTCGTTCGATTATTACGACATCAGGATCGACGACGTCGTCTCGTCGCTGTCGGCGCAGCAGATCGTCAACCTGTGCCGCGAGGGCAACGCCGACACCTGCAGCGCGTTCAACCTGCAGAACACCGCCGGACCGAATTTCGTCAACGTGCAGGCGTTCAACCTCGCCTCGATCAAGACGCGCGGCTTCGACATCGAGGCCAGCTATCAATGGCGCCAGCCGCTCGGCCTGCCGGGCAGCCTGACGCTGCGCGGGCTGGGCACGCATGTCATCGAGTTCATCACCGACTCCGGGCTCAATTCGAACGGCAGGCCGGTCGCGCCGGTCGATTCGGCGGGCGCCAATTCGGGGGCGACGCCGAGCTGGAAGTGGCTGGCGATCCAGACCTATCAGAACGACAATTTCAGCCTGTTGCTGCAGGAGCGCTGGTTCAGCGACGGCGTGTACGGCAATCAGTACATCGTCTGCTCGCCCGGCAATTGCCCGCAATCGACCAACGACAATCCGACGATCGACTTCAACCGGATGAAGGGCGCGTTCTACTTCGACATCGGCGCGACGGTGAACGTCACGCCGCAGGTCAGCATGTTCGTCAAGGTCGACAACGTCTTCAACCGCGATCCCGAGCCGTCGCCGCAGACCAACACCGGGCTGGACGTCAATCCGGCGCTGTACGACACACTGGGGCGGTTCTTCCGCGTGGGCGTGCGCGGGCGGTTCTGA
- a CDS encoding gluconokinase, which yields MVAQSGGTTGEPLALVVMGVSGTGKSTLGGLLADHWHAPFLEGDTFHSAANVAKMEAGAPLTDEDRWPWLDRLGAALGEAARGGGVAVAACSALRHAYRARLASAAGLPLYFAFLDTDRGEIARRMGARTGHYMPPSLLDSQLATLEPPDTDERALRLDAGHAPEALCREVQAWVEKRPA from the coding sequence ATGGTGGCACAGTCAGGCGGAACGACGGGCGAGCCGCTGGCGCTGGTGGTGATGGGGGTCAGCGGCACGGGCAAGTCGACGCTCGGCGGCCTGCTCGCCGACCATTGGCACGCGCCGTTCCTCGAAGGGGATACGTTCCACTCCGCGGCCAATGTCGCGAAGATGGAAGCCGGCGCGCCGCTCACCGACGAGGATCGCTGGCCATGGCTCGACCGGCTCGGCGCGGCGCTCGGCGAGGCGGCGCGGGGCGGGGGCGTGGCGGTGGCGGCGTGCTCCGCACTGCGCCACGCCTATCGCGCGCGGCTCGCGTCGGCGGCGGGGCTGCCGCTGTATTTCGCGTTCCTCGACACCGACCGCGGCGAGATCGCCCGCCGCATGGGCGCGCGCACCGGCCATTACATGCCGCCCAGCCTGCTCGACAGCCAGCTCGCGACGCTGGAACCACCGGATACCGATGAACGCGCGCTCCGCCTCGACGCCGGCCACGCGCCCGAGGCGCTGTGTCGCGAGGTGCAGGCATGGGTGGAGAAGCGGCCGGCCTAA
- a CDS encoding FCD domain-containing protein: MSEGRLADRAYAAIVRIITDEGLAAGDRLPSEARLAETFGMSRTIVREALARLASDGITEARRGAGSYVKRRPSERLGTHLPLDALAVTLGTYEVRFVLEAEAARLAALRRSQAQLDAIEAALEALRAALFSNAPAHDEDWALHLAIVAATGNAAFAPVFDHLRDSVMQILRAGVDISRSRPPQVIGAMMEEHDAIVDAIRVRDADGAALAMRWHLSQGRKRLMP, from the coding sequence GTGAGCGAGGGACGACTGGCCGACCGCGCCTATGCCGCGATCGTGCGGATCATCACCGACGAGGGGCTGGCGGCGGGCGACCGGCTGCCGTCCGAGGCGCGGCTCGCCGAGACGTTCGGCATGTCGCGTACGATCGTCCGCGAGGCGCTGGCGCGGCTCGCCTCCGACGGGATCACCGAGGCGCGGCGTGGCGCGGGGAGCTACGTCAAGCGGCGACCGTCCGAGCGGCTGGGGACGCATCTGCCGCTCGACGCGCTGGCGGTGACGCTCGGCACGTACGAGGTGCGGTTCGTGCTGGAGGCCGAAGCGGCGCGGCTGGCGGCGCTGCGGCGGTCGCAGGCACAGCTCGATGCGATCGAGGCCGCGCTGGAGGCGTTGCGCGCGGCGTTGTTTTCCAATGCACCGGCGCATGACGAGGATTGGGCGCTGCACCTCGCGATCGTCGCGGCGACCGGCAATGCCGCGTTCGCGCCGGTGTTCGATCATCTGCGCGACAGCGTGATGCAGATCCTGCGCGCCGGGGTCGATATCTCGCGCTCGCGCCCGCCGCAGGTGATCGGCGCGATGATGGAGGAGCATGACGCGATCGTCGACGCGATCCGCGTCCGCGACGCCGACGGCGCGGCGCTGGCGATGCGCTGGCACCTGTCGCAGGGGCGCAAGCGGTTGATGCCGTGA
- a CDS encoding LuxR C-terminal-related transcriptional regulator: MEATAQDMPPPVNGAMLAQLTPTQLKVMRGVHSGMLNKQIAYDLGIAEATVKAHMTALMRKLNVRNRTQVAIAAQALTADTSYA; this comes from the coding sequence ATGGAAGCCACCGCTCAGGACATGCCGCCGCCGGTCAACGGCGCGATGCTGGCGCAATTGACCCCGACCCAGCTCAAGGTGATGCGCGGCGTCCATTCGGGAATGCTCAACAAGCAGATCGCCTATGATCTCGGCATCGCCGAGGCGACCGTGAAGGCGCACATGACCGCGCTGATGCGCAAGCTCAACGTCCGCAACCGCACGCAGGTCGCGATTGCCGCGCAGGCGCTGACCGCCGACACAAGCTACGCCTGA